A region of Candidatus Wallbacteria bacterium DNA encodes the following proteins:
- a CDS encoding ABC transporter substrate-binding protein, with translation MTKITTILLAWLFIAPSIAGDFKIAAILDKTGPTSDVCLSYLQGIGDYLSYTGGRCGNNKISLISGDYQYIVPKSLQLFRKFVESSEVLAVIGWGTGDSILLSSLAESSEVLFVPASFADSLVSPCRKFTFNPFSTYNEEFKVLLQYIAADSERKSRKAKVAIVYHESGFGRSPLDQGRHLARKLGIGIVAEIPQSSLITDAEDIFNQLIDKKPDYVIIQDTLQRAALDLRDGKKVLPDAQFLGTYYTLDNRIFDVAGAAAEGFISVSPFQCWDYDSGEIRLMHDFVKTRKSPESMQMQYIQGWIVARSICDALKKAGPSPTRLKLRDAYESLTAYNTNGASGSVSFSPANHKGSRTLMLYRAGVKDRKFAPAGDWVTIPE, from the coding sequence ATGACTAAAATCACAACCATCCTGCTTGCATGGCTTTTTATCGCGCCCTCAATCGCCGGAGATTTCAAGATCGCAGCGATTCTCGACAAGACCGGCCCAACCAGCGATGTCTGCCTTTCCTATCTCCAGGGCATCGGAGATTACCTCTCATACACCGGCGGCAGATGCGGGAACAATAAGATCAGTCTGATCAGTGGTGATTATCAATACATAGTGCCCAAGTCCTTGCAGCTTTTCCGAAAATTTGTTGAATCCAGTGAAGTCCTGGCAGTGATCGGCTGGGGCACAGGTGACAGCATTCTGCTCTCATCCCTTGCCGAATCCAGTGAAGTGCTTTTTGTACCTGCCTCTTTCGCCGATTCGCTGGTCTCTCCCTGCAGGAAGTTCACCTTCAATCCTTTCTCTACTTACAATGAAGAATTCAAGGTGCTTCTGCAATACATCGCAGCCGATTCCGAGAGGAAAAGCCGGAAAGCCAAGGTTGCGATCGTTTATCATGAAAGCGGATTCGGCAGATCACCGCTCGATCAGGGCAGACATCTGGCCAGAAAGCTGGGAATCGGGATCGTGGCAGAGATCCCGCAGAGTTCCCTGATCACAGATGCTGAAGACATTTTTAACCAACTGATTGATAAGAAACCGGACTATGTGATAATCCAGGATACTTTGCAGCGGGCCGCGCTTGATCTGCGGGATGGAAAAAAAGTCCTGCCTGATGCCCAGTTTCTCGGTACTTACTACACCCTGGACAACAGGATTTTCGATGTGGCCGGAGCCGCAGCCGAGGGTTTCATCTCCGTTTCTCCCTTCCAGTGCTGGGATTATGACAGCGGGGAAATCCGCCTGATGCACGATTTCGTAAAAACACGCAAATCTCCGGAATCAATGCAGATGCAGTACATTCAAGGCTGGATCGTGGCAAGGAGCATCTGCGACGCCCTGAAAAAGGCCGGTCCTTCTCCCACCCGGTTGAAACTCCGTGACGCATACGAATCCCTCACTGCATACAATACCAATGGTGCGAGCGGATCTGTCAGCTTTTCCCCTGCCAACCACAAGGGATCCAGAACACTGATGCTTTACAGAGCAGGAGTAAAAGACAGAAAATTCGCTCCAGCAGGCGACTGGGTGACAATTCCTGAGTGA